The Pseudoalteromonas translucida KMM 520 genome has a window encoding:
- a CDS encoding NAD-dependent epimerase/dehydratase family protein: MRILVTGSAGRVGRAIYIKLMRTHNVVGIDKTPCSTADYIGDIRDSALIDGVLENIDVIIHTAALHAPHVGLVPDSEFKSINVDATEKLALSGVKAGIKHFVFTSTTALYGYASTPKGISGWINEEVTPQPKSIYHKSKIDAETKLKEISNLFQLPVTVLQMSRCFPEAADLMAVFRLTRGIDARDVASAHLCAVEKRLNGFNRFIISGTTPFHLSDCEALYTEAGSVIKRKCPEIALAFKQRNWQLPQCLDRVYDSSSAREKLGWSPIHDFESVLEMLDSETAEVLPILKRS; this comes from the coding sequence ATGAGAATATTGGTAACAGGCTCTGCGGGTAGAGTAGGGCGTGCGATCTATATTAAATTAATGCGAACACATAACGTAGTCGGTATTGATAAAACACCTTGTTCAACAGCCGATTACATTGGTGATATTCGTGATAGTGCTCTGATTGATGGGGTTCTTGAAAATATTGATGTCATCATTCATACAGCGGCTCTTCATGCTCCTCATGTTGGTTTAGTGCCTGATTCTGAGTTTAAATCTATCAACGTAGACGCGACTGAGAAACTGGCTTTGTCTGGCGTAAAAGCAGGTATTAAGCATTTTGTTTTTACCAGTACAACTGCGTTGTACGGTTATGCTTCGACTCCGAAAGGTATTTCAGGTTGGATTAATGAGGAGGTTACTCCGCAACCTAAGTCGATTTACCATAAAAGTAAAATTGATGCTGAAACTAAGCTAAAAGAAATTTCAAACCTGTTTCAGCTTCCAGTGACTGTGCTGCAAATGTCGAGATGTTTTCCTGAGGCTGCGGATTTAATGGCGGTATTTCGTCTGACTCGTGGTATTGATGCTCGAGATGTAGCAAGTGCTCATTTATGTGCTGTGGAAAAACGTTTAAACGGTTTTAATCGTTTTATAATTTCAGGTACAACACCTTTTCATCTTTCTGATTGCGAAGCTTTATATACTGAAGCTGGATCTGTCATCAAGCGTAAGTGCCCAGAAATCGCGCTAGCATTTAAACAAAGAAATTGGCAATTACCTCAATGCTTAGATCGCGTATATGATTCATCGTCCGCACGTGAGAAATTAGGTTGGTCACCTATACATGATTTTGAAAGCGTTTTGGAAATGTTAGATTCTGAAACAGCAGAAGTATTGCCAATTTTAAAACGCAGCTAA
- the nth gene encoding endonuclease III, protein MNKEKRHQILTRLRDDNPHPETELEYSSPFELLVAVTLSAQATDVGVNKATRKLFPVANTPQAILDLGHDTLRDYIKTIGLFNSKAANVYKMCQILVDEHNSIVPENREALEALPGVGRKTANVVLNTAFGWPVIAVDTHIFRVSNRTKLAMGKDVVAVEQKLEKVVPKEFKVDVHHWLILHGRYTCVARKPKCGSCIIEDLCEFKDKTEE, encoded by the coding sequence ATGAATAAAGAAAAACGCCACCAAATTCTTACTCGCTTACGCGATGATAACCCGCACCCAGAAACCGAGCTTGAATACTCAAGCCCGTTTGAGTTACTTGTAGCTGTAACGCTCTCAGCGCAAGCAACCGATGTAGGCGTTAACAAAGCCACTCGAAAGCTGTTCCCTGTGGCTAACACACCACAAGCCATTTTAGATTTAGGGCACGATACACTTCGAGATTATATAAAAACCATTGGCTTATTTAATTCTAAAGCGGCAAACGTTTATAAAATGTGCCAAATTTTGGTGGATGAACACAACAGCATAGTTCCCGAAAACCGAGAAGCACTAGAAGCCCTACCTGGCGTTGGCCGAAAAACCGCAAACGTAGTACTCAACACCGCGTTTGGCTGGCCTGTAATCGCCGTAGACACGCATATATTTCGTGTTTCTAATCGTACTAAACTTGCTATGGGTAAAGATGTTGTAGCCGTTGAGCAAAAGCTTGAAAAAGTAGTGCCTAAAGAATTTAAAGTTGATGTACACCACTGGCTTATATTGCACGGACGTTATACCTGTGTGGCGCGCAAACCTAAGTGTGGTAGTTGTATCATCGAAGATTTATGTGAGTTTAAAGATAAAACTGAAGAATAA
- a CDS encoding electron transport complex subunit E produces the protein MSELKTLYKDGMWVNNPALVQLLGLCPLLAVTSTITNALGLGLATLLVLVGSNVTVSFVRNWVPKDIRIPVFVMIIAGFVTIVQLLMNAYTYGLYQSLGIFIPLIVTNCAIIGRAEAYASKNPVHLSAFDGLMMGLGFMIVLVVLGAMRELIGQGTLFDAADLLLGPWAQSLRIEVFSFDNQFLLAILPPGAFLGLGLLIAAKNVIDAQIKSKQVTPPEPEKGPRARVTSLT, from the coding sequence ATGAGTGAATTAAAAACACTATATAAAGACGGTATGTGGGTCAACAACCCTGCCCTAGTACAGCTATTAGGCCTTTGCCCACTGCTTGCTGTTACCTCCACCATTACCAATGCCCTTGGCCTTGGCTTAGCAACCTTACTGGTATTAGTGGGCTCAAACGTAACGGTATCGTTTGTACGTAACTGGGTACCTAAAGATATTCGTATACCGGTATTTGTCATGATTATTGCTGGCTTTGTAACTATAGTGCAGCTGTTAATGAACGCTTATACCTATGGGCTTTATCAGTCGTTAGGTATTTTTATTCCGTTAATTGTTACTAACTGCGCCATTATTGGTCGCGCTGAAGCATACGCGTCTAAAAACCCAGTTCACTTATCGGCGTTTGATGGGCTAATGATGGGTTTGGGTTTTATGATTGTGCTTGTTGTTTTAGGCGCAATGCGCGAGCTAATTGGGCAAGGCACTTTATTTGATGCCGCCGACTTGTTACTTGGCCCATGGGCACAAAGCCTGCGCATTGAAGTATTTAGCTTTGATAATCAATTTTTACTCGCAATTTTACCACCGGGTGCCTTTTTAGGTCTTGGGCTACTTATTGCCGCTAAAAATGTAATTGACGCACAAATAAAGTCAAAACAAGTTACCCCACCAGAGCCTGAAAAAGGCCCTCGTGCTCGTGTTACTAGCTTAACTTAA
- the rsxG gene encoding electron transport complex subunit RsxG, producing the protein MILSSMAKNGAILTAFALVTTGLVASINVLTADKIAEQELLHLTSQLQEVLDPSTYDNELSTDCVIISDERLGPYANQVIYRARKNNQPVALVVRHVTPSGYSGDINLLTAVLSDGSIAGVRTTKHAETPGLGDKVEVKKSSWITAFKTLTVQSSSDARWAVKKDGGQFDQFTGATITPRAVVGSVKNAVLFAQSEFDTIFAAPNAECVEVTK; encoded by the coding sequence ATGATACTATCCTCTATGGCTAAAAACGGCGCTATTTTAACTGCTTTTGCATTAGTGACTACAGGGCTGGTTGCCTCTATTAATGTGCTCACCGCTGATAAAATAGCAGAGCAAGAGCTATTGCACCTTACTTCGCAATTACAAGAAGTGCTCGACCCTAGTACTTACGACAACGAGCTATCAACAGATTGCGTTATTATTTCAGATGAACGACTAGGCCCTTACGCTAATCAAGTAATTTACCGTGCCCGTAAAAATAATCAACCTGTAGCTCTTGTTGTAAGGCACGTAACGCCAAGTGGTTACAGTGGTGACATTAACTTACTAACCGCAGTTTTAAGTGATGGTAGTATTGCTGGTGTGCGTACTACTAAGCACGCAGAAACACCAGGACTTGGTGATAAAGTAGAAGTTAAAAAATCATCGTGGATCACCGCCTTTAAAACGTTAACTGTACAAAGCAGTAGCGATGCACGTTGGGCGGTTAAAAAAGACGGTGGCCAGTTTGATCAATTTACCGGTGCAACCATTACACCTCGCGCTGTGGTTGGCTCGGTAAAAAATGCCGTATTATTTGCTCAAAGTGAATTTGATACTATTTTTGCAGCACCTAATGCCGAATGTGTAGAGGTAACTAAATGA
- the rsxD gene encoding electron transport complex subunit RsxD — protein sequence MKLTMASSPHSHSHKSLTRLMLCVIAACIPGLIAQIIFFGTGVLIQLILALIAVSVFEAAVMLLRKRPVWPALSDGSAWLSAVLLALSIPPLAPWWIVIIGCLFAIVIVKQLYGGLGFNLFNPAMAAYVLLLISFPVQMTAWMPITELLNTPIGFTEQLRVVFTDFTATGFSLDQVRAGIDGITMATPLDTIKTDIAHGLTVTESMQKPIFNEWAGHGWVWVNLGFLAGGLYLLKEKIINWHIPVSFIASLALCSGIGYIAAPGTEPGIIFHLLSGATMMAAFFIATDPVSAATTNKGRLIYGAAIGLLVYLIRTFGGFPDAVAFSVLLLNIAVPLIDYYTQPRTYGHGVAK from the coding sequence GTGAAATTAACCATGGCCAGTTCGCCTCACAGCCATAGCCATAAATCGTTAACCCGATTAATGCTTTGCGTTATTGCTGCGTGTATTCCTGGGCTAATTGCTCAGATCATCTTTTTTGGTACAGGTGTGCTTATTCAGCTCATATTAGCGCTGATTGCTGTAAGTGTATTTGAAGCTGCAGTAATGCTACTTCGCAAACGCCCCGTTTGGCCTGCGTTAAGTGATGGCAGTGCGTGGCTTAGCGCAGTACTACTTGCATTAAGTATTCCGCCATTAGCTCCTTGGTGGATAGTTATTATTGGCTGTTTATTTGCCATCGTTATTGTTAAGCAGCTCTATGGTGGTTTAGGATTTAATTTATTTAACCCTGCTATGGCCGCTTATGTATTATTATTAATTTCGTTTCCGGTACAAATGACCGCGTGGATGCCAATTACCGAGTTATTAAATACTCCGATTGGTTTTACCGAGCAGCTTAGGGTTGTTTTTACCGACTTTACTGCCACCGGCTTTAGTTTAGATCAAGTACGTGCAGGTATAGATGGCATTACTATGGCAACCCCACTGGACACTATTAAAACAGATATTGCCCATGGTTTAACCGTAACCGAAAGCATGCAAAAGCCGATATTTAATGAGTGGGCTGGCCATGGATGGGTGTGGGTTAACTTAGGCTTTTTAGCCGGTGGTTTATACCTTTTAAAAGAAAAAATAATTAACTGGCATATTCCAGTAAGTTTTATTGCAAGCTTAGCACTGTGCAGTGGCATAGGTTATATAGCAGCGCCCGGTACAGAGCCCGGTATAATATTTCATCTATTAAGTGGTGCCACTATGATGGCTGCATTTTTTATTGCTACCGATCCGGTGTCGGCTGCCACAACCAATAAAGGGCGCTTAATTTATGGCGCAGCAATTGGCTTATTAGTGTATTTAATTCGCACTTTTGGTGGCTTCCCTGATGCTGTTGCTTTTAGTGTATTACTGCTCAATATTGCTGTTCCCTTAATTGACTACTATACCCAGCCGCGCACTTATGGCCACGGAGTAGCAAAATGA
- the rsxC gene encoding electron transport complex subunit RsxC: MDKLLEQIKKGVVWPFPGGVHPPQQKSLSNSASITRLPLPDKLVVALKQHIGANGKLIVEKGQHVLKGQALTTPTANWSVPMHAPTSGTITDIKLMPSAHPSALPELSVIIEPDGKDLWCELNPIKNPATLSHDELINIIHQAGISGMGGAGFPTYVKADTRQPIEFLIINAVECEPYITADDMLMREHAKQIVQGIELMQQLLNPTLCIVGIEDNKPEAIAAMIQAAEHNSLILVQKVPTIYPSGGEKQLIKLLTNREVPNNGIPADVGILVHNTGTLFAIQQAVYEGKPLIERVVTVTGNTIHKPGNVWALLGSEIKHLLDCQGFSPVPQQQVIMGGPMMGFTLPTIRIGVVKTTNCILAPDHKELAEPGPEKACIRCSACADACPASLLPQQLQWFAKSKEYDKLQEHNLFDCIECGACAYVCPSEIPLVQYYRVAKVEIKEQQAEKIKADRAKERFDARKERLDREQAERQNRHKRKPAVKTPDEKQKVADALARVKSKSANSDEKSAVAAAIARAKAKKQQGDALEPDNSEVAKERALRKEQARQYKEQKAQSDEPASPDDKKSAVAAAIARAKAKKAAQLADAENATDDAPLNNAPVDDKKAAVAAAIARAKAKKAAQLADAENTTDDTPQNDAPVDDKKAAVAAAIARAKAKKAAKALADAESTTDDTPQNDAPVDDKKAAVAAAIARAKAKKAAKALADAESTTDDAQVTSAVENNDAASSPKTDEPKANDDKKKAAVAAAIARAKAKKSQKEGNDQS, translated from the coding sequence GTGGATAAGTTACTTGAACAAATAAAAAAAGGGGTCGTTTGGCCATTCCCTGGCGGCGTTCACCCACCACAACAAAAATCGCTCTCTAATAGTGCCAGTATTACTCGCTTACCACTACCCGACAAACTCGTCGTTGCACTTAAACAGCACATAGGTGCAAACGGTAAACTTATTGTTGAGAAGGGCCAGCACGTTTTAAAAGGCCAAGCTTTAACCACACCTACTGCTAACTGGTCGGTGCCTATGCATGCGCCAACCTCAGGCACAATAACCGACATAAAATTAATGCCTTCGGCGCACCCTTCTGCCCTACCTGAACTGAGTGTAATTATTGAACCCGATGGTAAAGATTTATGGTGCGAGCTTAACCCAATTAAAAACCCAGCAACGCTAAGCCACGATGAACTTATTAATATTATTCATCAAGCGGGCATTAGTGGTATGGGAGGCGCTGGTTTTCCAACTTATGTTAAAGCCGATACCAGGCAACCTATCGAGTTTTTAATTATTAATGCGGTTGAGTGCGAACCTTATATAACAGCTGATGACATGCTAATGCGCGAGCATGCCAAGCAAATAGTGCAAGGTATTGAGCTAATGCAACAACTGCTCAATCCTACGTTATGCATTGTGGGGATAGAGGACAACAAACCAGAAGCGATTGCTGCAATGATACAAGCAGCGGAACATAACAGCTTAATATTGGTGCAAAAAGTGCCCACTATTTACCCCTCTGGTGGCGAAAAACAGCTTATTAAACTGCTTACTAATCGCGAAGTGCCTAATAATGGCATTCCGGCAGATGTTGGTATACTGGTACATAACACCGGTACTTTATTTGCTATACAACAAGCCGTTTATGAAGGAAAACCATTAATTGAGCGCGTAGTCACAGTAACGGGTAATACTATTCATAAACCTGGGAATGTATGGGCTTTATTAGGCAGCGAAATAAAGCATTTGCTCGATTGCCAAGGTTTTTCACCTGTACCACAACAACAAGTAATTATGGGCGGCCCAATGATGGGCTTTACCCTGCCAACAATTCGCATTGGCGTGGTAAAAACCACTAACTGTATACTTGCGCCCGATCATAAAGAGCTTGCAGAGCCCGGCCCAGAAAAAGCCTGTATACGCTGTAGCGCCTGTGCAGATGCTTGCCCTGCTTCTTTATTACCTCAGCAATTACAATGGTTTGCTAAGTCAAAAGAATACGACAAACTACAAGAACATAATTTGTTTGACTGCATTGAATGCGGTGCATGTGCCTACGTTTGCCCAAGTGAAATACCGCTAGTGCAGTATTATCGGGTTGCAAAGGTAGAAATAAAAGAGCAGCAGGCAGAAAAAATTAAAGCAGATCGTGCTAAAGAGCGTTTTGATGCGCGAAAAGAGCGCCTTGATCGCGAACAAGCTGAGCGACAAAATCGCCATAAACGTAAACCTGCAGTTAAAACACCAGACGAAAAACAAAAAGTAGCCGATGCTTTAGCAAGAGTTAAAAGCAAATCAGCTAATAGCGATGAAAAATCAGCCGTAGCCGCTGCTATTGCCCGTGCTAAAGCTAAAAAGCAACAAGGCGATGCACTTGAACCAGATAATAGCGAAGTAGCAAAAGAACGCGCATTGCGTAAAGAACAAGCTCGACAATATAAAGAGCAAAAAGCACAAAGTGATGAGCCAGCAAGCCCTGATGATAAAAAATCAGCCGTAGCGGCTGCTATTGCTCGCGCTAAAGCGAAAAAAGCCGCACAACTAGCAGACGCTGAAAATGCCACTGACGATGCGCCGCTAAACAATGCACCTGTTGATGACAAAAAAGCTGCTGTAGCCGCAGCTATTGCTCGCGCTAAAGCGAAAAAAGCCGCGCAACTAGCAGACGCTGAAAATACCACTGATGATACACCGCAAAACGATGCGCCCGTTGATGACAAAAAAGCTGCTGTAGCCGCCGCCATTGCTCGCGCCAAAGCGAAAAAAGCCGCTAAAGCATTAGCCGATGCTGAAAGTACAACTGACGATACACCGCAAAACGATGCACCCGTTGATGACAAAAAAGCTGCTGTAGCCGCCGCCATTGCTCGCGCCAAAGCGAAAAAAGCCGCTAAAGCATTAGCCGATGCTGAAAGTACAACTGATGATGCGCAAGTAACGAGCGCTGTTGAGAATAACGACGCCGCATCTAGCCCTAAAACCGACGAGCCTAAAGCGAACGATGACAAGAAAAAAGCCGCAGTAGCTGCTGCTATTGCCCGCGCAAAAGCCAAAAAGTCTCAAAAAGAAGGAAATGATCAGTCGTGA
- the rsxB gene encoding electron transport complex subunit RsxB, which translates to MTLFYALIALGSLALVFGLILGFAAIRFRVESNPIVEQIDTILPQTQCGQCGYPGCRPYAEAIANGDEINKCPPGGEATMKKLADLMGVDPKPLAGGEQAEPIKTVAYIREDECIGCTKCIQACPVDAIVGATRQMHTVLIDECTGCDLCVEPCPVDCIDMLPVAETKQNWKWQLNAIPVTQID; encoded by the coding sequence ATGACCTTGTTTTATGCATTAATAGCACTAGGCTCACTGGCATTAGTTTTTGGCCTAATTTTAGGGTTTGCCGCTATTCGCTTTCGGGTAGAAAGTAACCCTATTGTTGAGCAAATTGATACCATTTTACCGCAAACTCAATGCGGCCAATGTGGCTACCCTGGCTGTAGGCCATACGCCGAAGCAATTGCCAATGGCGACGAAATAAATAAATGCCCTCCTGGCGGCGAAGCCACCATGAAAAAGCTCGCCGATTTAATGGGCGTTGACCCCAAGCCATTAGCTGGCGGAGAGCAAGCTGAACCAATTAAAACTGTGGCTTATATTCGCGAAGACGAATGCATTGGCTGTACCAAGTGTATACAAGCATGCCCGGTTGACGCCATTGTTGGTGCAACTCGACAAATGCATACTGTATTAATTGATGAATGTACTGGCTGCGATTTATGCGTAGAGCCCTGCCCTGTAGATTGCATTGATATGCTCCCTGTAGCCGAAACTAAACAAAACTGGAAATGGCAGTTAAATGCAATTCCCGTTACACAAATAGATTAG
- the rsxA gene encoding electron transport complex subunit RsxA yields MTEYVLLLIGTVLVNNFVLVQFLGLCPFMGVSSKLDTAIGMSLATTFVLTLASVTSYLVNQYILIPLDITYLRTMSFILVIAVVVQFTEMVVRKTSPTLYRLLGIFLPLITTNCAVLGVALLNIKEDHSFLQSAVYGFGAAVGFSLVLVLFAALRERLAAADVPTPFKGASIALITAGLMSMAFMGFTGLVKF; encoded by the coding sequence ATGACAGAATATGTATTGTTATTGATTGGCACTGTTCTGGTTAATAACTTTGTATTAGTACAATTTTTAGGCTTGTGCCCATTTATGGGGGTGTCGAGTAAACTTGACACGGCTATAGGTATGTCTTTGGCTACCACTTTTGTGCTTACCCTTGCCTCTGTAACCAGCTATTTAGTTAACCAATATATTTTAATACCGCTGGATATTACCTATTTACGCACCATGAGCTTTATTTTAGTCATTGCCGTGGTAGTACAATTTACTGAAATGGTAGTACGTAAAACAAGCCCTACTTTATATCGCTTGCTGGGTATATTTTTACCCCTTATAACCACAAACTGTGCTGTATTAGGCGTTGCATTACTTAATATCAAAGAAGATCACTCCTTTTTACAGTCGGCGGTTTACGGTTTTGGTGCCGCAGTTGGCTTTTCTTTAGTACTTGTATTGTTTGCTGCCCTGCGAGAGCGCCTTGCAGCGGCCGATGTTCCTACCCCCTTTAAAGGTGCCTCTATTGCCTTAATTACCGCAGGCTTGATGTCGATGGCATTTATGGGATTTACCGGATTAGTGAAGTTTTAA
- a CDS encoding EAL domain-containing protein, with translation MAGFKKLILIQTLSWLACVAVGSYFIAISFNYTVNEAQKNAQATVQNYIDGLTLSDISTNNFKRAITNNDTFANFILRDNQGAEVFKVTHSPALPFIAEFVQTNFNSVRPQFVGGSNTDLKVEFTLNVQRFAHLLQSAFFIIVLISTFLVIIPIVLMKTLSHRVNKNISMTVADVIDVYINQNQLDHDLEVSLDTSRLKSQGKSLVPSFNRLSHFLKSKNEDLQNAALTIKHQAYKDGVTDLGNRNMFVEYYEKNIENSEKSTFGTLALIRCSELQSINQTRGYQKGDEYIKGVADIIKHISGTYTGSQVFRLNSSDFVAILPNIPLKEAERFGENLQSRFTQYQQTQELSSVANTGIVAYEKAKPLGELLSIVDNAMSMAQSKHANAWHVQRESDLINNVSAGFGNQNWRKVINEVIEAKRVHLVMQNIMPLGKNIKAYAEIQVRFKTEDNQMLPTASFLAMAEKLDMAIEIDRLIIDSSLEKIKSRNLSEKFFGLNVTPSSAHNDQFVIWLERRLLKDTHIASKLVFEVSEFGLQQNIKASKRFIDMIHRVGARITVERFGVGLTSFKFFRDLKPDFIKMDASYTRGLEDDKNNQYFMRLMVDLAHRIGVSVFAEGVESQEEKHIIETLCLDGVQGYYIEKPKDI, from the coding sequence ATGGCAGGCTTTAAAAAACTCATATTAATACAAACACTCTCTTGGTTAGCATGTGTTGCCGTTGGTAGTTATTTTATAGCTATTAGCTTTAATTACACAGTTAACGAAGCGCAAAAGAATGCACAAGCTACAGTTCAAAATTATATAGATGGTTTAACTTTATCTGATATATCAACAAACAATTTTAAACGCGCTATTACTAATAACGATACTTTTGCAAACTTCATCCTTAGAGACAATCAAGGAGCTGAAGTATTTAAAGTAACTCACTCCCCTGCACTGCCTTTTATTGCCGAATTTGTACAAACAAATTTTAACTCGGTACGTCCACAGTTTGTAGGCGGTAGTAATACTGATTTAAAAGTAGAATTTACACTTAATGTGCAACGCTTTGCACACTTATTACAAAGCGCGTTTTTTATTATTGTGCTTATTAGTACTTTTTTAGTCATTATTCCTATTGTGTTAATGAAGACTCTCTCTCATAGAGTAAATAAAAATATTAGTATGACCGTGGCTGATGTTATTGATGTTTATATAAATCAAAACCAGCTAGATCATGACCTAGAAGTAAGCCTTGATACAAGCCGACTTAAAAGCCAAGGAAAAAGCTTAGTTCCTAGCTTTAATCGTTTATCGCACTTTTTGAAAAGTAAAAATGAAGATCTTCAAAACGCAGCACTCACAATAAAACATCAAGCCTATAAAGACGGCGTAACCGATTTAGGCAATCGGAATATGTTTGTTGAGTATTATGAAAAAAATATAGAAAACAGCGAAAAAAGCACTTTTGGTACACTCGCTTTAATTAGATGTAGTGAACTGCAATCGATTAACCAAACCCGCGGTTATCAAAAAGGTGATGAATACATTAAAGGTGTGGCTGATATTATTAAGCACATTAGCGGCACCTATACTGGTAGCCAAGTATTTAGACTTAACAGCTCTGATTTTGTAGCTATATTACCTAATATACCGCTAAAAGAAGCCGAACGTTTTGGTGAAAACTTACAATCTCGCTTTACTCAGTATCAACAAACCCAAGAGCTTAGCTCAGTAGCTAATACTGGTATTGTTGCTTACGAAAAAGCAAAACCACTTGGCGAATTGCTCTCGATAGTAGATAACGCCATGAGTATGGCGCAATCAAAACATGCTAACGCTTGGCATGTACAGCGCGAAAGCGATTTAATTAATAATGTAAGTGCTGGATTTGGTAATCAAAATTGGCGCAAAGTTATAAATGAAGTAATTGAAGCAAAGCGTGTGCATTTAGTAATGCAAAATATTATGCCTTTGGGCAAAAATATTAAAGCGTATGCTGAGATTCAGGTGCGATTTAAAACCGAAGATAATCAAATGCTGCCTACAGCATCATTTTTAGCCATGGCCGAAAAACTTGATATGGCTATAGAAATCGACAGGCTAATTATTGACTCTTCACTTGAAAAAATAAAAAGTCGAAACCTTTCAGAAAAGTTTTTTGGTTTAAATGTTACGCCTTCAAGTGCGCACAACGACCAGTTTGTAATTTGGTTAGAACGCCGATTATTAAAAGACACCCATATTGCATCAAAACTTGTTTTTGAAGTAAGCGAGTTTGGACTACAGCAAAATATTAAAGCAAGTAAACGCTTTATTGACATGATTCATCGTGTTGGTGCTCGCATAACAGTTGAACGCTTTGGTGTTGGCTTAACGTCGTTTAAGTTTTTCCGCGATTTAAAACCAGACTTTATTAAAATGGATGCCAGTTATACCCGCGGCTTAGAAGATGATAAAAACAATCAATATTTTATGCGCTTAATGGTCGACTTAGCACACAGAATTGGTGTGAGTGTTTTTGCTGAAGGGGTCGAAAGCCAAGAAGAAAAGCACATTATAGAAACCCTGTGCTTAGATGGTGTACAAGGTTATTACATAGAAAAACCTAAAGACATTTGA
- a CDS encoding MATE family efflux transporter, whose translation MRVISEKHTRPDLLNDPISPTLKKMTIPMIFGLVSLMMFNIVDTFFISLLGTEPLAAVSFTFPVTFMVISLAIGLGIGTSAVIAKALGSHKVNEARFDASVSLLVAVVLVLILSFFGYVFIDPIFTLLGAGENVLPLIHQYMNIWFLGSVCLITPMIGNSVLRASGDTKTPSLVMGGAGLINAICDPILIFGFGPIPALGIEGAAISSVIAWSVAVVVILYILLKKRLLSLKAGKQTVIGAISKILKIGLPAAGANMLTPVAMAVMTALVAHHGPEAVAAFGVGSKIESIASLLVLALSMTLPPFISQNFGASKLSRVKDAYIGTLKFVMVWQFIIYILLIASAGVLSQLFGKEQAVIDVIKLFIYTIPLSYGFQGVIILSNSSFNALHKPMNALFLSIIRLFIFYLPFAYIGNELAGLLGLFIGAAVGNLFTALVAYKWFMKELETLSNQSLQECSH comes from the coding sequence ATGCGCGTAATTTCAGAAAAACATACTCGCCCTGATTTACTCAATGATCCTATCTCGCCAACACTAAAAAAAATGACCATTCCAATGATATTTGGTTTGGTGTCCTTGATGATGTTTAACATTGTTGATACGTTTTTTATTAGCTTATTAGGAACAGAGCCATTAGCAGCTGTGAGCTTTACATTCCCAGTTACTTTTATGGTAATAAGCTTAGCCATTGGCTTGGGCATAGGCACTTCTGCGGTTATTGCAAAAGCCTTGGGCAGCCACAAAGTAAATGAAGCACGTTTTGATGCCAGTGTTTCTTTATTGGTTGCAGTGGTTTTGGTACTTATATTATCTTTTTTTGGTTATGTGTTTATTGACCCCATATTTACTTTATTAGGGGCCGGTGAAAACGTATTACCGCTAATACACCAGTATATGAATATATGGTTTTTAGGCAGCGTGTGTTTAATAACACCCATGATTGGCAACTCGGTATTACGTGCCAGCGGCGACACCAAAACCCCTAGCTTAGTTATGGGGGGGGCAGGGCTAATAAATGCTATTTGCGATCCCATACTTATTTTTGGCTTTGGACCTATTCCGGCATTAGGTATTGAAGGCGCGGCTATTTCTAGTGTTATTGCCTGGTCGGTAGCGGTAGTTGTTATTTTATATATATTACTAAAAAAACGTTTATTGAGCTTAAAAGCAGGTAAACAAACGGTTATTGGCGCTATTAGTAAAATATTAAAAATTGGTTTGCCTGCGGCTGGGGCAAATATGCTTACGCCAGTTGCAATGGCAGTAATGACCGCATTGGTGGCTCATCATGGACCCGAAGCGGTTGCTGCATTTGGAGTAGGGAGCAAAATAGAATCTATTGCCAGCTTGTTAGTATTGGCGCTGTCGATGACATTACCGCCATTTATAAGCCAAAATTTTGGTGCCAGTAAATTATCAAGAGTGAAAGACGCTTACATTGGTACATTAAAATTTGTAATGGTTTGGCAGTTTATTATTTATATATTACTAATTGCTAGTGCAGGCGTGTTAAGCCAGTTATTTGGTAAAGAACAAGCCGTTATTGATGTTATAAAACTATTTATTTACACCATCCCATTAAGTTACGGCTTTCAAGGGGTGATCATATTATCAAACTCATCGTTTAATGCTTTGCATAAACCGATGAATGCGTTGTTTTTAAGTATTATTCGCTTATTTATTTTTTATTTACCCTTTGCGTATATAGGCAACGAACTTGCTGGCTTATTGGGGTTATTTATTGGCGCTGCTGTGGGTAACTTATTTACCGCTTTGGTGGCCTATAAATGGTTTATGAAAGAGCTTGAAACATTAAGTAACCAATCGTTACAGGAGTGCAGTCATTGA